Within the Marixanthomonas sp. SCSIO 43207 genome, the region GTAAATCTTGTTTTAGCTGAGCTAAATGTTCTTTTATTTCCTCTCCAAATTGTACAATATTATTCCCTTTAGCCATCTCCAAAGTAATAATCATCGCCTTAGTACCTCCCGTTTGTATGTAAGAGTCGGGGTCTTCATATTCCCTCTTTATGTTTGCAATATCACTTAACCTAATTACATTTCCATTTTTATCAGATTTAATAATATGTTGTGCCACATCGGTAACATCATTTAAAAATGCATCAATATGTATTGGGCGATCAAAATTTTTGCTTTCTAAAGTTCCACCAGGTAATATCGTTCCTCGGGTTTGCAGACTTTGCATTAGCATCCCCGGACTTATACCATACTGGGCCAATTTATTTTGATCTACCGAAACAGCTATTTGCTCTGTAAGTCCACCAGAGTAAGTGATTTTTGCCATATCTTTTATCTGGCGCAGGTTGTCAATAATATCTTCTACATGAAATTGAAGATCTTTATAAGGTCTAGTTTTAGACTGAACTGACAAAATCATGGCAGCGGTATTACCAAAATCGCTATTTACGGCTATACCTCGTACTCCTTTGGGTAAAGATTGCTGTTGAAATACAAATAAATTGTTTTTTAGTTTGTTCCAAAATTGTTGGGTTTCGTCTTTTCCAATTCTGTCTGAAACTTCTAAATACACATAACTCATTCCATTTTTTGAATAGGAATAGGTTTTAGTTTTATCCACTTCATTAAACGTAAATAAGTATTCTTCAAGTTTAGAAGTCAGTTGTGTTTCAACCTCTTCTGAACTAGCTCCTGGAAATGATCCTATAACAAGACCAGTTCTGTTTGTAAAATCGGGAAACTCATTTCGGGACATATTAAAAAGTCCTATAAGTCCGATAATAAATAATATAAAAGCTAATGCTAGGGGAAAAGCTTTATGCTTCATCCCCCATTCTATAAGGTTTCCTTTCTTTTTCATAAATTACTTGCTTAGAACTTTTACAGGAGTGTTATTGGTAAGTTTATGGTATCCAGATGTGATAATGACATCTCCCTTTTGTAAACCTTTTTCAATGGTAATACCGTCATTATGGAGTGTGCCGATTTCAACGAATTTACGTTTTGCAGTATTTTTCTCTGTATCTACTATATAAACAAAGTTTTTTCCCTCATCAGTTATAGATACCACTTGTACAGGAAGTACAATGGATTGCAAGTTATTTTCAGTTATATTTTTTTGTTTTGATTGATTAAAGCTCGTTTGACAAGCCATTCCTGGTTTTAAAATTTTATCTGGATTAGGTATGGTAATTTTAGCTTTGTACACAGGGTTTTGACTTCCAGACTGAATAGCAATTTCGGTAAGTTGTCCTGTAAATGCTTTATCTAAGGCATTTACAGTAACCGTAGCACTATCCCCTACTTTGTAAGTATTTACTTCCTCATCTGACAAAGAGATAATAGCTTGTACTTGATTTATAGTTAGTAATTCTACTACAGGCATTCCTGGATTTGCTACACCTCCAGTTTCCATCATTTTACTACCAATATATCCTGAAAAAGGCGCTCTTAGCTTAGTTTTCTTAACGTTTTGGTATGCCGCATTTGCTGCAGATTGAGCTTGCTTAAAATTGGAGCGAGCTTCAATCATTCTAATCTCAGCAATACTTCCTTTTTTATATACTTCATTAATACGGGTGAAGTTCTCTTGTGCTAAATCAGCTTTAGCTTTTTGTGCTTCATATTGTTCTACATAAGTTGTAGGATCTATAGTTGCTATGAGTCTTCCTTTTTCAACATATTCCCCATTATTTACACGAATAGTGTTAATATCACCAGATACTTGAAAGCTTAGTTGAGCATCGGTTTTAGCTTGTATCGTTCCAGGATAATTTTCTGAGGTAAAATAAGTTGTGTTGTTTGTATTTCCTATAGTTAATGTCTCAACTCCGATAGGTTTAATTTCTCTAAATGTTTCTTTATCATTACACGCGAATAAGAAAAATCCAAATATTGTAATATACAAAAGAGGTTTACGTAGCATTTAATTTGTTTTTAAGTTTTTACTATTAATCTTTAACCCATAATTGGGTGAAACAATTTTTTTGCAAAAATGCTTTTAAATAAACAAATAGGAAAGGTCTACAAGAGGGTGTAATTGGTCAATATGAGTGATTTTAAATAGTTAAGTTTAAATAATAAAACCACATAACTATAAACATCAACCATTTATAATTTTTAAATAAAAGCACCCTTGGTCTAAGTCTGTAATTTTAACTTGTGGTTTCTATATTGAGATGGAGAAAAACCAGAATGTTTTTTAAAATATTTTCCGAAGAAAGACTGATCGCTAAATTGTAAATCGTCTGAGATTTGTGCTATGGAAAGAGATGGGTTACCTAGCAATATTTTAGCTTCTAAAATTACAGTATCTACAATTAACTCTCCAGCTGTCTTGCCAGATACCTCTTTTAAAACCTTAGATAAATGGCCAGAAGTTATTGATAAAACACCTGCATAAAACTGTACAGATTTCTCTACTTTAAAATTATCATTGAGAAGTTTTAAGAAACGAAGTGCTAATTCTTCATTTCTAGATACAGATAATTCTAGGTTGGGATTATTTTTTTTAAATACAGAAGAACAATGGAAAACCAACCCACCAAAAGTATGTTTGATTAATTCCTTCTTAAAAGGTCTTTCATACTCTTTAGAGTTATTATATTTTTTTAATAGTTCTGATAATAAAGTCGCTGTTTTACTTTCTGAAGGTGATAATTTTAATTTAATTATATTATCTCTTGTAAAAAACTCAATTTTATCAAATTCTATCTTCGTAAAAGAGTTTTTTAATATAAAATCAACGCTAAAACAAATTCCGATAATCTCTAAATCTTTACTAATTTTAAGCAATTGTACAGCTACTTTTGGCTTAATCGGAATAATTTCACCGGTTTTAATTGTGATTTTCTGTAAATTTAATTGAACTTTAATTTCTCCTTTAACAACAAATATTAATGAATAATCATCTGTTCTAAATGGATAAGTAATAGGGATTTCTTCGTATTTATTTTTTGAAATATGTACGTGTAAATCATCATTCTGGGGCTTGTCCCCCATAATATCAATTAGCTCATTTATAGTATGCTTTCTAATTAAATTTTCCTGCAAAATAGTCTTATGAAGATTTGGATTACAAATATAATATTTATCCGGTTTCTTTTAGGTTATTATCTGTCGTGTAATTTTCTTAAACACACCAAATTAGTTATAAGATAATAGAACCTGAGCAACTTTTTTTAAATCATTTTCATTAATTTCTGTCTGGGGTGCTAAAGGAAATATTTGCTGTCCCGGTCTACTGATGAATGCTGCTCGCCAACCTGCCCAAAGCGCACCAGCTACATCCCATCCATGGGCTGCTATAAGCATACATTCTTCTGGATTCACCTTCATTATTCGTGCCGCCCAAGTATATGTATCTGTAAATGGTTTAAATTTACCTATATCCTCTACACTTAAGTGATCATCAAAATATTCAGTTAAACCTGCACTTTCAAATTGCTTTTTTACACCTTCCTTTGAAGAATTTGTAAAGGATACCAATTTATAACCGTCTTTTTTAAGTTGAGTTAAAGCTTCTTTTACTTCGGGGTGTACCGGCAAACCATGTAATGAGTTTACTACTGTTTTGCGTGCTTCTTCCTCTGATAATTTAATATCATTATTAGCTGCAACCATTTGTAAAGCTGCAGCTCCAATATTTCCAAAATGTTCATATTGACCGCTTGCTGTGGTGACCAAAGAATACTGCAACATGGTTGTGAACCACAAGGAAAGTAAATCATCTTTACCATTTAGAGCTTCACTCACTACATGTTTCATATTGGTAAGATCTAGCAAGGTTTCATTGACATCAAAGAATAAAACTTTTGGTCTTAGTTTGTTAGTATTTTCCATAGTGTTTTCTGTTTGTCTCAGTCCTGTATTAAGTGTCGATACTCCTTTTGTATCTACTTAATCCTAGTTTTTTTATACATGTTGCTCTTTCAAAAAGAATAAATTTATTTAGTAATAAACTCTGAAAGTACTTCTTTAAATACATCTACAGGTTGTGCTCCAGTTATTGCGCTTTTTCGGTTAAAAACAATTGTTGGCACCGAATTAACTCCCAAGTTTTTCCAATAGTCCTGTTTGTTTCGTACATCATTGCGAACTTTTTCATTGTCTAGCCTAGTAAGTGCTTCTTCTGCATTTAAACCCACATCTAATAAAGCTTGTTTTAAAACATCGCTATCTGATACATCTTTTCGTTCACTAAAAAATGCAGTTGTTAAGCGCATTTTTAGTTCAGTTTGCTTTTCAAAATCTTTTGCATAGTCTAATAAAATATGAGCATTAAAGGTATTAACCATTCGCATTTCATCAAAATAATCAAAGCTAAAGTTAAGCTCCTTTCCTACTTTGGTCATGTGCTGTTGTGACTCTTTTTGTTGCTCCAGAGTAGCTCCATATTTTTCAGCAATATGTTCTTTCAAGTTTTGGCCTTCACGTGGCATATTTGGATTTAATTCAAAAGGTTGCCACTCTATTTCTAATTGGTCTTCAATTCCTAATTCTGAAATTGCTTTTTCTAAACGCTTATAACCAATAGTGCACCAAGGGCAAACTACATCAGACACAATATCTATTTTCAATTTTTCTTTCATGGTATTCGTTTTCTAAATGACTAATAAACCTCCCAATTAATTGGAAGGTTTATTTTAACTTACAAATTTGAAATTTTTAAAATAAAATTGACGTTTTATTTACTCCATTCGTATTTTTTAAAACCTTCATCAACTGGTGTATTGGCAATATGGTTTACATAGTTGCTAATGGTTTTTTGAGATAGTCCTAAAATAATTTCAAGTACTTGTCTCTCACCGTATCCTGCTTCGTAAAAAGCATCTAAATCTTCTTGAGTTACATTTCCGCGATTACGCACAATTTTTAATGTCATAGTTCGTAACGCTTCCAGTTTTGGGTTTTCTAATGTTGTTTCATTACGTAGAGCCTCTGTAATGCTGTCATCTACTTTCATCATTTTAGCGATACCCGTATGTGCCGGCACGCAATAATGACATTCATGCTCCACATTTATTGATTGCCATACCACCGTTAATTCTTCATTATTAAATGATGAGTTTTCAAATAACTCATGTAGTTTTTGGTACCCTTCAAGGATGCCAGGTGCTCCGGCTAAAACCCCGTGTAAACCAGGTATCATGCCATAGGCTTTTTTAGATTTTTCTAATAATTCTTTACTCTCTTCTGGAGCAGATTCTAAACTCTGAATTTTTAAACTTGTCATAATTTTAAACTTTATTTATTATTACTATATTTCTAAACAATCGTTTAGAAATGGATTAAAAAAAATATTATAGGTTATTAAATGTCATTTCAATATAATCTTCAATTTCTTTCTGGCTATTAACTCGAGATGCTGCAGCTAGGCCGTGTTTGGCTAAAAGTAAAAAATTGGCTTGTTTTAATACAGTCTCTTCGTTTTTAGAGGAGTCAGCTTTTAATTTTTCAATAAAAATAGTTTTGAGATTACTCATAAATACATTCATTTCATTTTTAATTAAAACATCCTCGCTTTCTGAAAATTCATTGTATGTATTAGTAAGTAAGCATCCTTTTTTATTACCTAGCTGAGATCCTATTTTTACAGAATCATAAAAAAACTCTTTAATATCATCAACACCATTTGAAGCTTCTTTAAGCTTTTCAAAAATTTTTTTAATTTTAGAATTATAACATTTTAAGGTTTTAAGGAAAAGCTCGTGTTTACTTCCAAAACTTGAATATATAGAGAATTTATTGATGCCCATCTCTTTCTCCAGCATTTTCATTGATGTATTTTCATAGCCATTTTGCCAAAACAAATACATTGCCTTCTCAAGAACTTCTTCTTCTTTATATTCTTTTTTTCTAGCCATAATTTTAAATACACAACAAAACTAACCAATTGGTTAGTTTTGAAAAAACTTTTAAGAAAACTTTGTAATAAATATACAAAGCAATGTTTGTTAAAGCTAGTAGGTACTTTAAGAAAGATTTAGCTGAATAAAAAAAGGCAGCTACAAATGTAACTGCCTAATCATTTTGTAGCGAGATGGGGACTTGAACCCCAGACCTCCGGGTTATGAATCCGACGCTCTAACCACCTGAGCTACCTCGCCGCATTTTGCGAGTGCAAATATAGAAACAATAGTTAATGTAAAAAACCAAAAATTAAATTAATTTTTGGTTTGTATGAAAGTTGAATAAATAGCTTTTTAAAAAACTTCTGCTGTTTTATTAGATATATTCACTTCTGTCTTGAATAAATTGGTGTAATCCATAACATTATTAATATTATCTAGCTCACATAAATATTCAATAACTGCAGATAGTCCTTTAAAAAGGTTGTCTTTTGATGTTGGGTTTTCTGGCTTTATTCCTTTTTTATTTAAGGGTATATCAAAACCACACGCTTTTAAAAAAACAGACTCAATTTTTAATAACTCTTTTGGGCTGTACCCGTTAATTTTTCTACCCAACCGTTGATGAACCAAACCTACATAATTGAGTTGTAACGATCCGTGAAAATCGCTAAAATGCCTCCAACTATCTTTTGTATCACAAATATTACCTACAGCACATTGTTTACAACATTCAGGGTTTAAAGTATTACTATGAAAAGCTTCATACAGCTTTGTAATGGCCAATTCTAGACGTTGTGAGGTTTTCATGATTCTACTGCTTTCTATAAATTTAATGAATTATTTCTTGTCTCAAAACAGTTTTAATACATTCTTCAAGAAATAATAAACTAGATTTTTCTTTAATTTAAAAGCACTTTCTTTAAAATTGATACCTTCGCAAAAAAAAATTAAGATGCTAAAAGCTGTTTTATTTGATATGGATGGGGTAATTGTAAATACTGAACCTCTTCATAAAAAAGCCTACTTTCAAATGTTTGAAGATGTCAACATAGATGTTTCTGAAGAAATGTATGAAACCTACACAGGACAGTCCACAATAAACATTTGTAAAGATTTATGTTCTCACTTCTCTCTTTCTGAAGCTCCAGAAACTTTAATGGCAACTAAAAGAAAACATTTTAAACATCTTTTTGCAACAGATGATGAGTTAGATTTACTAGATGGTGTTCTTCAATTAATTAAAGATTATTATAATAACGGACTCACATTAATATTAGCTTCTTCAGCTTCAATGCCAAATATAAATCGCATTTTTGAACGGTTTGAACTTAATCAATACTTTACCGACAAATTAAGTGGTGCCGATTTAAAAGCTTCAAAACCACATCCTGAAATTTTTATAAAAGCTGCTCAAGCATCAGGGCACATAAAAGATAACTGCATGGTTATTGAAGACTCAACCAATGGAATTGCAGCTGCAAAAGGAGCAGGAATCTTTTGTGTAGGATATGACAGCATATACTCCAAAAACCAAGATTATTCAAAAGCAGATGTAGTTATATCAGACTTTAATGCAATTGCATACGATAAAGCAAAACAGTTTTTCTTATAATTTTTTAAAAAAAGGTAAGCATTGCCATAATGAAATAATAAAATATTGGTATGCTTAACTTTTAGCAACAGTTTTAAAGTAGTTTGGCCCTCAACTCCGTAAATGAAATTGAGTCTTGGTCTCCGCTTTTCATATGCTTTAATGTGTATGTTTCGGTTTCCATTTCATTTCCACCTGCCAAAACAGTAAATGGAATATTGCGTTTATCTGCATAACCCATTTGTTTACCCATTTTGGCGGCGTCTGGATATAATTCAGCAGTAATACCTTCTTTCCTAAGCTTTGAGATAGCTTTCATTGCATATCGTGCTTCATCTTCACCAAAATTAATAAACAACACCTTCGTATTGGCAGAAACCGTTTCGGGAAATAGATCTAATTCTTCTAGCACTAGGTAGATTCTATCCAGTCCAAATGAAATGCCTACTCCACTCATGTTTTTGAGTCCGAAAATGCCGGTCAAGTCGTCATAGCGACCGCCACCACCAATGCTTCCCATTTTTACTGATGATGGAGCAGCCACTTCAAAAATAGCTCCGGTGTAGTAATTTAATCCACGGGCTAGTGTTACATCAACTTCTAGTGTTGCTGTTTGTAATTCTAGTTCTGTTATAGTTTGAATTATAAACTCTAATTCATGAACACCTTGCATACCTATTTCAGAAGCAGAAAGTAACTCTTTTAATAGCGCTAATTTTTCAGAAGCTGTTCCACTTACTTGTAATAAAGGTTGTAATTTTTCAATCGCCTCTTCAGAAATACCTTTCTCTCGCATTTCTTTTTTAACACCGTCCTCCCCTATTTTGTCTAGCTTGTCTAATGCTACTGTAAAATCAATTAATTTGTCTGATTCTCCTATAACTTCAGCAATACCACTCAGCACTTTACGGTTGTTCATTTTGATAGTAACACCTTCCAAATTTAATTTGCTAAAAACAGCATCGTACAATTGAACAAACTCTACTTCTTGCCATAATGAAGTACTCCCAACCACATCTGCATCACATTGAAAAAACTCTCTGAAACGTCCTTTTTGAGGTCTATCAGCTCGCCAAACCGGCTGAATTTGATAACGTTTAAACGGAAAATCGATTTCGTTTTGGTGTTGCACTACATAACGCGCAAACGGAACGGTAAGATCATACCGAAGGGCTTTTTCTGAAATTTTTGGAGTTAATTTGCCACTATCTTTTTCAGAATATAGAGTATCATCCACTTTCCGAAGAAAATCTCCACTATTTAATATTTTAAAAATCAACCGGTCGCCTTCATCACCGTATTTTCCCATTAACGTATCGCTGTTTTCAAATGATGGCGTTTCAATAGGTTGAAAGCCGTAGGTAGTGAAACAACTTTTTATAGTGTCCATTATATAGTTACGTTTTACTACTTCAGCAGGTGAAAAGTCGCGAGTCCCTTTGGGTATGGATGGTTTTTGAGCCACAGTGTTTATTTTAAAATGTAATGTTCAATTTATATTTTCGAGTTGCAAATATCTTAAATTATTGGCTAACTTGTAACTTTAACGGCTGTTATTAGTCTAATGGGTAACCTTAATCTGTAACTATGTTTTCATTGTTTCGCGAAAATGTTCGTATTGCTTTAGATTCAATTAAAAGTCAATTATTACGAACCATCCTCACTGTCATTATCATAGCCATTGGTATTTGGGCCTTGGTTGGTATTTTAAGTGCCGTAAAAGTGCTTGAAAATACAATATCAGACAATTTTGCATCAATGGGAGCCAATACGTTTAATGTTCAGCGGTATGAGTTGCAAGTACAAAGCCAGCGAGGTGGCGAGCGTAAAAAGATTAACCCAATAATTAGTTACAATGATGTACGTGAGTTTGAAGATAAGTACAACTATCCTTTAACGCAAACATCAGTTTCTTTTAGAGGAACTTCAATGGCTGAAGTAAAATATCAAAGCGAAAAAACCGATCCCGAAGTACAAGTTTATGGTGTTAATGAGCATTATTTATTAAACACCGGTACTGAAATAGATCGCGGAAGAAATTTCACTTTTTTTGATATTCAGAATAACAATAAAGTGTGTTTGTTAGGTTCAGATTTTTCAAAAAACCTTTTTAAGAATGAAAACCCTATAAACAAAACGGTTAGCATTAGAGGTGTTAAGTTTAAGGTTATCGGAATTTTAGAATCAAAAGGTTCAACCTTTGGTAATAATCAAGATTTAAAGATGTTAATTCCTATACAAGTAGCACGCGGAATTTTTACACAACCAAACATCAATTACACCATAAGTGTGCGTGTAGATGATAAAGAAATTATGCAAAGCGCTCAAGATGAAGCTGTGATTACTTTCAGAAAAATTAGAGGTTTAAATCCTGTTGAAGAAAATAACTTTGGTATTCTGCGAAGTGATGATTTAATAAATCAAATTGCCGAATTAGGTCTGTACATGTCTACAGCAGCTTGGATTATAAGCATCATTACTATTCTTGGTTCTTCAATTGCTTTAATGAATATCATGCTTGTTTCGGTAACAGAGCGTACACGTGAAATTGGTGTACGAAAGGCCTTAGGAGCAAAACGTTCAACGATTTCTACTCAATTTTTTATGGAAACTATTGTTATAGGACAATTTGGAAGTATTTTGGGTATTCTGCTTGGTATATTAACCGGATTTATTTTTGCAAAAGCTTTTGATTTTGAATTTTCACTACCTTGGGTAGCGATGATTTGGGCTACAATAATTACCTTTATTGTAGCTATAATTGCAGGATCATACCCGGCAACAAAAGCAGCCAAACTTGACCCTATAGAAAGTTTACGATACGAATAGAAAAACTTATCCTGTTATCCGCCAATTTTAGTAAGAATATCCTCAAAAAAACGATATAACTCACCTTTGGTAATAATAGCACCTTGTTCAATCAATTTAAAAATATCACCGCTTTTATCATTTGAAAATTTCTTATTGGCAGTGTAAAACTCTACATCATCTGTCATAAAGTTTTTCTGAAGCCAAGCATAACCATCTGCTGTGGTAATATCTTTGGTTTTATCCATTACCTTTACCGAAATAAGCAACATTTGATCCGCTTCAATTTTAAAAAGAAATAATTGTTGCGGCGCAATATTTTCTAGATATTCAGCTTTTTGTAATACTCCTTCCCAAACAAGGTCACTAAAGATATCTAATTCTTCTTCAGCAACATTAGGTTTATTTTCTTTTATATCTGCCCATTCTTCGGCAGTGATGGATTGTGTAGCTAGAAAATTAATAAACTCGGTATGTAGTTCTTCAAATTGTTCTTTAGTAAGGCGTGCGTATTTCATTAGAGTAAGTTTTACTTAAAAAGAAAACCTTCTCCAAGTTATGAAGAAGGTTTTATGTATTATTTCAGTAGAAAAATTATTGGTTATCAGCAACCACATCAAATGTGAACGTTTCAATCACATCTCTGTGGAAACGAATAGTTGCTTCATATTGCCCGGTACGTTTGATAGCACCACCAGCAATTGAAATGTATTTTTTATCAATAGATACATTTTCTTTTTCCAATGCATCTGCAAGATCTGCATTGGTAACAGAGCCAAATAATTTATCTTTATCTCCTGTTTTTGCGGTAATTTTTAACTCAATAATTTCACCAAGCTTATCAGCTTCTTTTTGAGCGTCTTCAATTACTTTACGCTCTTTGTATGCTTGTTGTTTAAGCTTTTCTTCTAATGCTTTTTTTGCAGAAGGAGTTGCTAAAGTTGCATACCCTTGCGGAATTAAGAAGTTTCTACCGTATCCGTTTTTTACAGTTACTACATCATCTGTAAACCCCAGATTTTCTACGTCTTGTTTTAATATAAGTTCCATAATCCTATCTGGTTTTTATTTGTATAAATCGGTTACATAAGGCATTAAAGCTAAGTGACGTGCTCTTTTTACAGCCACAGCAACTTTACGTTGAAACTTTAATGATGTTCCTGTTAATCTACGAGGTAACAATTTACCTTGTTCGTTTACAAAGCTCATTAAAAAATCTGGGTCTTTGTAATCTACATATTTAATACCAGAACGTTGAAAACGGCAATATTTTTTTGCTTTACTGGTTTCAATATTTAACGGGGTAAGATATCTAATCTCGCCGTCTTTTTTTCCTTTTGCTTGTTCTTGAATAGATGCCATACCTTATGCTTTTGCTTTTTGTTTGTTGTTTCGGTTACGTCTTTTCTCTGCCCAAGCAACAGCATGCTTGTCAAGTTTAACGGTAAGGTAACGCATAATACGTTCATCTCTTCTAAACTCTACTTCTAATGCATTAATTGCATCGCCAGGTGCAGTGTACTCAAATAAGTGATAAAATCCACTTTTCTTGTGTTGAATTGCGTAGGCTAGTTTTTTAAGCCCCCAATCCTCTTTTGATATCATCTTAGCACCTTTAGAAACAAGAAGATCTTCGTATTTCTTTACTGTTTCCTTTATCTGATCTTCAGATAAAACGGGATTTAA harbors:
- a CDS encoding efflux RND transporter periplasmic adaptor subunit produces the protein MLRKPLLYITIFGFFLFACNDKETFREIKPIGVETLTIGNTNNTTYFTSENYPGTIQAKTDAQLSFQVSGDINTIRVNNGEYVEKGRLIATIDPTTYVEQYEAQKAKADLAQENFTRINEVYKKGSIAEIRMIEARSNFKQAQSAANAAYQNVKKTKLRAPFSGYIGSKMMETGGVANPGMPVVELLTINQVQAIISLSDEEVNTYKVGDSATVTVNALDKAFTGQLTEIAIQSGSQNPVYKAKITIPNPDKILKPGMACQTSFNQSKQKNITENNLQSIVLPVQVVSITDEGKNFVYIVDTEKNTAKRKFVEIGTLHNDGITIEKGLQKGDVIITSGYHKLTNNTPVKVLSK
- a CDS encoding AraC family transcriptional regulator, which gives rise to MQENLIRKHTINELIDIMGDKPQNDDLHVHISKNKYEEIPITYPFRTDDYSLIFVVKGEIKVQLNLQKITIKTGEIIPIKPKVAVQLLKISKDLEIIGICFSVDFILKNSFTKIEFDKIEFFTRDNIIKLKLSPSESKTATLLSELLKKYNNSKEYERPFKKELIKHTFGGLVFHCSSVFKKNNPNLELSVSRNEELALRFLKLLNDNFKVEKSVQFYAGVLSITSGHLSKVLKEVSGKTAGELIVDTVILEAKILLGNPSLSIAQISDDLQFSDQSFFGKYFKKHSGFSPSQYRNHKLKLQT
- a CDS encoding haloacid dehalogenase type II, with amino-acid sequence MENTNKLRPKVLFFDVNETLLDLTNMKHVVSEALNGKDDLLSLWFTTMLQYSLVTTASGQYEHFGNIGAAALQMVAANNDIKLSEEEARKTVVNSLHGLPVHPEVKEALTQLKKDGYKLVSFTNSSKEGVKKQFESAGLTEYFDDHLSVEDIGKFKPFTDTYTWAARIMKVNPEECMLIAAHGWDVAGALWAGWRAAFISRPGQQIFPLAPQTEINENDLKKVAQVLLSYN
- a CDS encoding DsbA family oxidoreductase, producing the protein MKEKLKIDIVSDVVCPWCTIGYKRLEKAISELGIEDQLEIEWQPFELNPNMPREGQNLKEHIAEKYGATLEQQKESQQHMTKVGKELNFSFDYFDEMRMVNTFNAHILLDYAKDFEKQTELKMRLTTAFFSERKDVSDSDVLKQALLDVGLNAEEALTRLDNEKVRNDVRNKQDYWKNLGVNSVPTIVFNRKSAITGAQPVDVFKEVLSEFITK
- a CDS encoding carboxymuconolactone decarboxylase family protein, whose product is MTSLKIQSLESAPEESKELLEKSKKAYGMIPGLHGVLAGAPGILEGYQKLHELFENSSFNNEELTVVWQSINVEHECHYCVPAHTGIAKMMKVDDSITEALRNETTLENPKLEALRTMTLKIVRNRGNVTQEDLDAFYEAGYGERQVLEIILGLSQKTISNYVNHIANTPVDEGFKKYEWSK
- a CDS encoding TetR/AcrR family transcriptional regulator — encoded protein: MARKKEYKEEEVLEKAMYLFWQNGYENTSMKMLEKEMGINKFSIYSSFGSKHELFLKTLKCYNSKIKKIFEKLKEASNGVDDIKEFFYDSVKIGSQLGNKKGCLLTNTYNEFSESEDVLIKNEMNVFMSNLKTIFIEKLKADSSKNEETVLKQANFLLLAKHGLAAASRVNSQKEIEDYIEMTFNNL
- a CDS encoding Na(+)-translocating NADH-quinone reductase subunit F, with the translated sequence MKTSQRLELAITKLYEAFHSNTLNPECCKQCAVGNICDTKDSWRHFSDFHGSLQLNYVGLVHQRLGRKINGYSPKELLKIESVFLKACGFDIPLNKKGIKPENPTSKDNLFKGLSAVIEYLCELDNINNVMDYTNLFKTEVNISNKTAEVF
- a CDS encoding HAD family phosphatase; protein product: MLKAVLFDMDGVIVNTEPLHKKAYFQMFEDVNIDVSEEMYETYTGQSTINICKDLCSHFSLSEAPETLMATKRKHFKHLFATDDELDLLDGVLQLIKDYYNNGLTLILASSASMPNINRIFERFELNQYFTDKLSGADLKASKPHPEIFIKAAQASGHIKDNCMVIEDSTNGIAAAKGAGIFCVGYDSIYSKNQDYSKADVVISDFNAIAYDKAKQFFL
- the hisS gene encoding histidine--tRNA ligase, coding for MAQKPSIPKGTRDFSPAEVVKRNYIMDTIKSCFTTYGFQPIETPSFENSDTLMGKYGDEGDRLIFKILNSGDFLRKVDDTLYSEKDSGKLTPKISEKALRYDLTVPFARYVVQHQNEIDFPFKRYQIQPVWRADRPQKGRFREFFQCDADVVGSTSLWQEVEFVQLYDAVFSKLNLEGVTIKMNNRKVLSGIAEVIGESDKLIDFTVALDKLDKIGEDGVKKEMREKGISEEAIEKLQPLLQVSGTASEKLALLKELLSASEIGMQGVHELEFIIQTITELELQTATLEVDVTLARGLNYYTGAIFEVAAPSSVKMGSIGGGGRYDDLTGIFGLKNMSGVGISFGLDRIYLVLEELDLFPETVSANTKVLFINFGEDEARYAMKAISKLRKEGITAELYPDAAKMGKQMGYADKRNIPFTVLAGGNEMETETYTLKHMKSGDQDSISFTELRAKLL
- a CDS encoding ABC transporter permease, producing MFSLFRENVRIALDSIKSQLLRTILTVIIIAIGIWALVGILSAVKVLENTISDNFASMGANTFNVQRYELQVQSQRGGERKKINPIISYNDVREFEDKYNYPLTQTSVSFRGTSMAEVKYQSEKTDPEVQVYGVNEHYLLNTGTEIDRGRNFTFFDIQNNNKVCLLGSDFSKNLFKNENPINKTVSIRGVKFKVIGILESKGSTFGNNQDLKMLIPIQVARGIFTQPNINYTISVRVDDKEIMQSAQDEAVITFRKIRGLNPVEENNFGILRSDDLINQIAELGLYMSTAAWIISIITILGSSIALMNIMLVSVTERTREIGVRKALGAKRSTISTQFFMETIVIGQFGSILGILLGILTGFIFAKAFDFEFSLPWVAMIWATIITFIVAIIAGSYPATKAAKLDPIESLRYE
- a CDS encoding DUF6495 family protein; this translates as MKYARLTKEQFEELHTEFINFLATQSITAEEWADIKENKPNVAEEELDIFSDLVWEGVLQKAEYLENIAPQQLFLFKIEADQMLLISVKVMDKTKDITTADGYAWLQKNFMTDDVEFYTANKKFSNDKSGDIFKLIEQGAIITKGELYRFFEDILTKIGG
- the rplI gene encoding 50S ribosomal protein L9, yielding MELILKQDVENLGFTDDVVTVKNGYGRNFLIPQGYATLATPSAKKALEEKLKQQAYKERKVIEDAQKEADKLGEIIELKITAKTGDKDKLFGSVTNADLADALEKENVSIDKKYISIAGGAIKRTGQYEATIRFHRDVIETFTFDVVADNQ
- the rpsR gene encoding 30S ribosomal protein S18; its protein translation is MASIQEQAKGKKDGEIRYLTPLNIETSKAKKYCRFQRSGIKYVDYKDPDFLMSFVNEQGKLLPRRLTGTSLKFQRKVAVAVKRARHLALMPYVTDLYK